A single region of the Triticum dicoccoides isolate Atlit2015 ecotype Zavitan chromosome 2B, WEW_v2.0, whole genome shotgun sequence genome encodes:
- the LOC119361254 gene encoding G-type lectin S-receptor-like serine/threonine-protein kinase SD2-5 translates to MEQSLTSPAKVKAIVGGGWGEEAKSEVPALGDELVIVVLVGTLIFVLLFAVFCYRSDNGARPVPQSYAVVPDHVMRHATIERFFAEMANEKPIRFTPGQLQGYTSNYSSRLGAGGFGTVYKGALPNGLAVAVKVLHGDHNQRSEEHFMAEMGTIGRTHHINLVRLFGFCFDASVRALVYEFMQHGALDAYLFNRAAGVGLATVAAITTGVARGLRYLHEECHQKIIHYDIKGGNVLLDRTLTPKVADFGLARLVDRADTHVSMSGVRGTPGYAAPELWMGSGVTEKCDVYSFGMLLFEAVGXRRNFDEAAPESQQWFPKLAWTRYESGELVELVMPSSGDDHGVDAVDEPQQQLCKELAERMCKVAFWCVQQQPGARPPMGAVVKMLEGEMDIALPPNPFRHLMDDVPVDNLWTTMTSSVNTASASAEDGISRGSNEIVSL, encoded by the exons TGCTGGTCGGCACGCTCATCTTCGTGCTTCTTTTCGCCGTGTTCTGCTACCGCTCGGACAACGGCGCGCGACCCGTACCCCAGTCCTACGCGGTGGTGCCAGACCACGTGATGAGGCACGCCACCATCGAGAGGTTCTTCGCGGAGATGGCCAACGAGAAGCCCATCCGGTTCACGCCGGGCCAGCTCCAAGGCTACACCAGCAACTACTCGTCCCGTCTTGGCGCCGGCGGGTTCGGCACGGTCTACAAGGGCGCGCTCCCCAACGGCCTCGCCGTCGCGGTCAAGGTGCTCCACGGCGACCACAACCAGCGGTCCGAGGAGCACTTCATGGCGGAGATGGGCACCATCGGGAGGACGCACCACATCAACCTCGTCAGGCTGTTCGGTTTCTGCTTCGACGCCTCCGTGCGCGCGCTGGTGTACGAGTTCATGCAGCACGGCGCGCTCGACGCCTACCTCTTCAACCGCGCCGCCGGCGTGGGCTTGGCCACGGTGGCCGCGATCACCACCGGCGTGGCACGGGGTCTGAGGTACCTCCACGAGGAGTGCCATCAGAAGATCATCCACTACGACATCAAGGGTGGTAACGTCCTCCTCGACAGAACCCTCACGCCCAAGGTGGCTGACTTCGGGCTCGCGCGACTGGTGGACCGGGCAGACACGCACGTCTCCATGTCCGGCGTGCGCGGTACACCCGGCTATGCGGCGCCGGAGCTGTGGATGGGTTCTGGTGTGACGGAGAAGTGCGACGTCTACAGCTTCGGCATGTTGCTGTTCGAGGCCGTCGG NNGGAGGAGGAACTTCGACGAGGCCGCGCCGGAGAGCCAGCAGTGGTTCCCTAAGCTGGCGTGGACCAGGTACGAGAGCGGCGAGCTGGTGGAGCTCGTGATGCCGAGCAGCGGTGACGACCATGGCGTGGATGCTGTGGATGAGCCGCAGCAACAGCTGTGCAAGGAGCTGGCGGAGAGGATGTGCAAGGTAGCGTTCTGGTGCGTGCAACAGCAGCCGGGGGCGAGGCCGCCAATGGGCGCTGTGGTGAAGATGCTGGAGGGCGAGATGGACATTGCTCTGCCGCCGAACCCATTCCGGCATCTTATGGACGACGTGCCGGTGGATAATCTTTGGACGACAATGACGAGCAGCGTAAACACAGCATCAGCGTCGGCGGAAGATGGGATTTCTCGCGGTAGCAACGAGATCGTCTCGCTTTGA